The following coding sequences are from one Dreissena polymorpha isolate Duluth1 chromosome 8, UMN_Dpol_1.0, whole genome shotgun sequence window:
- the LOC127842427 gene encoding uncharacterized protein LOC127842427, with product MSSYTVSNFIILVLIQLQLVLSDYDCLCYYGIEKQVYDNALHSSLVGYLYEFDCKPLEDRDADGHFGVAFDHKLGYIVKDDGDLQIQVCPGAPPAADSLIRTTSPIVTSSFTVTQNTVVSIESVSSGSSLTNTRFQTSKTQHTSHLSSILSSVPTSYVQETTSLSTGSNLTRSTMVAPSVFTTIQQGESKTASIVISSSESPKSASAYTISASSNTFDNEGHTNSYLTSTNIYELSTKSTVDRTSFKETKSTQPFDTKTFSSLVTTISEHILIGNIDSTSISQTENRTTVSTNQSIDTIKTSSSAYENNQNLTGELTVSPKTGETQPPETTSASILLTTIREPIFIANANITHVPVTDNPTSVPIGESSHQTTINVGQNSSSGMMTFPDICFYETTTSNTSDTAITGHVDLCPYKFLAESMYVNGTYPFFRQNGHFCYELRNGSKTWNEAERDCHRRGGSLVSINTYSTFTLLEVFIQKMQPSYDYWIGLTNSHSSWEWSNGDKFECSLTWSVEGTTCNNNPQCVVMSSLDGSWAKSKCSPCGEMASWICQYRID from the exons ATGTCGAGCTATACTGTTTCAAACTTTATCATTTTGGTACTTATCCAGCTTCAACTCGTGCTTAGTGACTATGACTGCTTGTGTTACTATGGAATAGAAAAACAAGTTTATGACAATGCCTTGCACTCCAGTTTAGTTGGATACCTGTATGAATTTGACTGCAAACCTCTCGAGGACAGAGATGCTGATGGACATTTTGGAGTTGCGTTTGACCACAAG TTAGGATACATTGTCAAGGATGATGGAGACCTTCAGATACAAGTATGCCCTGGTGCACCACCGGCTGCAGACAGTCTCA TCAGGACAACTTCGCCTATTGTTACCTCATCATTCACTGTGACACAGAACACCGTCGTTTCAATCGAGTCGGTAAGCAGTGGATCATCATTGACCAATACGAGGTTCCAAACATCGAAAACGCAACACACGTCCCACTTATCGTCCATACTTAGCAGTGTACCTACATCATATGTCCAAGAAACGACCTCTTTGAGCACTGGCAGCAATTTAACCCGTAGCACTATGGTCGCGCCTTCTGTATTTACAACTATTCAACAAGGCGAAAGTAAAACGGCTTCAATAGTTATATCTTCATCAGAATCACCGAAAAGTGCAAGCGCTTACACTATATCAGCATCCTCAAATACGTTCGATAACGAAGGCCACACAAATAGTTATTTGACGTCTACAAATATATACGAGCTTAGTACAAAATCAACAGTAGACAGAACTTCATTCAAGGAAACAAAATCAACGCAGCCATTTGATACTAAAACGTTTTCAAGTCTAGTTACAACCATCAGTGAACACATTTTAATTGGAAACATTGATTCAACGTCAATTTCTCAAACAGAAAATCGTACCACTGTTTCGACAAATCAATCCATTGATACTATTAAGACATCTTCTAGTGCTTACGAGAATAATCAAAACTTAACGGGTGAACTAACTGTATCACCAAAAACAGGAGAAACACAGCCTCCTGAAACTACCAGTGCTTCAATCCTTTTAACAACTATACGTGAACCAATCTTTATAGCAAACGCTAATATAACGCATGTACCTGTAACAGACAACCCAACCAGTGTACCAATTGGAGAATCCTCGCATCAGACTACAATTAATGTTGGACAGAACTCATCTAGCGGTATGATGACATTTCCAGATATTTGTTTTTACGAAACAACAACTTCAAATACGAGCGACACTGCCATTACAG GTCATGTGGATCTATGTCCATACAAGTTTCTGGCAGAAAGTATGTACGTCAATGGCACATATCCGTTTTTCCGACAAAACGGACACTTCTGTTATGAATTGAGGAATGGGTCCAAAACTTGGAACGAAG CTGAGCGAGATTGTCACCGCAGAGGTGGATCTTTAGTTTCGATCAACACTTACTCTACATTTACGCTATTGGAAGTGTTCATTCAAAAAATGCAGCCATCATACGATTATTGGATAGGTCTAACAAATTCTCATAGTTCATGGGAATGGTCTAATG GTGACAAATTTGAGTGTTCGTTAACGTGGAGCGTTGAAGGAACTACATGTAATAACAATCCACAATGCGTGGTGATGTCAAGCCTAGACGGGTCATGGGCAAAGTCCAAATGTTCTCCATGTGGCGAAATGGCGTCATGGATTTGTCAGTATA